The following coding sequences are from one Apus apus isolate bApuApu2 chromosome 10, bApuApu2.pri.cur, whole genome shotgun sequence window:
- the GTF2A2 gene encoding transcription initiation factor IIA subunit 2 yields the protein MAYQLYRNTTLGNSLQESLDELIQSQQITPQLALQVLLQFDKAINSALAQRVRNRVNFRGSLNTYRFCDNVWTFVLNDVEFREVTELVKVDKVKIVACDGKNTGSNTAE from the exons ATGGCGTACCAGCTGTACCGGAACACCACGCTGGGCAACAGCCTCCAGGAGAGCCTGGACGAGCTGATCCAG TCACAGCAAATCACACCTCAGCTGGCCCTTCAGGTGCTGCTTCAGTTTGATAAAGCTATAAATTCAGCACTGGCACAACGAGTCAGGAACAGAGTCAATTTCAGG GGGTCTCTGAATACATACAGGTTCTGTGACAACGTATGGACATTTGTACTGAATGATGTTGAATTTAGGGAGGTCACTGAACTTGTGAAAGTGGATAAAGTGAAAATTGTAGCATGTGATGGAAAAA ACACTGGTTCCAATACTGCAGAATGA
- the GCNT3 gene encoding beta-1,3-galactosyl-O-glycosyl-glycoprotein beta-1,6-N-acetylglucosaminyltransferase 3 has product MRLCERSPAPARRRCALLLGSLLLVVAVALRSVTRPCPDAHLDTAHPRCRRRLYQALELSPSRKINCSGIVRGEEKAIQEAQLSNLEVGNKKVALTPGDYLNMTKDCSNFKETRRFIEFPLSQEEAEFPIAYSMVIHNKIEMFERLLRSIYTPQNVYCVHMDSKSPADFQEAVRAIAACFPNVFVASRLERVVYASWSRLQADLNCMQDLLQSPVPWRYVLNTCGTDFPIKTNAEIVRALKVLQGQNSMESEKPSALKRERWRYHHEVGESISRTATEKLPPPHNSPMFTGSAYIVVTRAFVQHIFENPTAQKFLEWAKDTYSPDEHVWATLNRMPGVPGAMPQNEKFQLSDMNALPRVVKWQYLEGDTSKGAPYPPCTGRHQRAVCIYGAGDVPWLLRQHHLLANKFDPLVDDAAIQCLEQQLRHTALYGRGL; this is encoded by the coding sequence ATGCGGCTGTGCGAGAGGAGCCCCGCACCGGCGCGGCGCCGCTGCGCGCTGCTGCTcggctccctgctgctggtggtcgCCGTGGCCCTGCGCAGCGTCACTCGGCCCTGCCCCGACGCCCACCTGGACACCGCCCACCCCCGCTGCCGCCGGCGTCTCTACCAGGCGCTGGAGCTCTCCCCCAGCCGGAAGATCAACTGCTCCGGCATCGTCCGCGGAGAGGAGAAAGCCATCCAGGAGGCCCAGCTCAGCAACCTAGAGGTAGGGAATAAGAAAGTTGCCCTGACACCTGGAGACTACCTGAACATGACGAAGGACTGCAGCAACTTCAAGGAGACCCGGCGGTTCATTGAGTTCCCGCTGAgccaggaggaggcagagtTCCCCATCGCCTACTCCATGGTCATCCACAACAAAATCGAGATGTTCGAGCGGCTTCTGCGGTCCATCTACACTCCACAGAACGTCTACTGTGTCCACATGGACAGCAAATCCCCGGCTGATTTCCAGGAGGCTGTGCGGGCCATCGCCGCCTGCTTCCCCAATGTCTTTGTGGCTAGCCGCCTGGAAAGGGTGGTCTACGCCTCCTGGTCTCGGCTGCAGGCTGACCTGAACTGCATGCAGGACCTGTTGCAGAGCCCCGTGCCATGGCGCTATGTCCTCAACACCTGCGGCACCGATTTCCCCATCAAGACCAATGCCGAGATTGTCCGTGCCCTGaaggtgctgcaggggcagaACAGCATGGAGTCCGAGAAGCCCTCGGCTCTCAAGCGGGAACGCTGGCGCTACCATCACGAAGTGGGGGAGTCCATCTCCCGGACAGCCACGGAGAAACTGCCACCACCCCACAACTCCCCCATGTTCACAGGCAGCGCGTACATCGTGGTCACGCGGGCCTTCGTGCAGCACATCTTTGAGAACCCCACGGCGCAGAAGTTCCTCGAGTGGGCCAAGGACACCTACAGCCCCGACGAGCACGTCTGGGCCACCCTCAACCGCATGCCCGGCGTGCCGGGTGCCATGCCCCAGAATGAGAAGTTCCAGCTCTCCGACATGAACGCCCTGCCCCGCGTGGTCAAGTGGCAGTACCTGGAGGGGGACACCAGCAAGGGCGCGCCCTACCCGCCCTGCACCGGCCGGCACCAGCGCGCCGTCTGCATCTACGGGGCGGGCGACGTGCCCTGGCTGCTCCGGCAGCACCACCTCTTGGCCAACAAGTTCGACCCCTTGGTGGACGATGCCGCCATCCAGTGTCTCGAGCAGCAGCTGCGACACACGGCCCTCTACGGCCGGGGACTCTGA